A region from the Pelobates fuscus isolate aPelFus1 chromosome 1, aPelFus1.pri, whole genome shotgun sequence genome encodes:
- the TRAF4 gene encoding TNF receptor-associated factor 4 isoform X2 — MDYKAILANCHNSSREGVFKCPEDQLPLDYAKIYPDRDLETQVLGLSIRCIHSEEGCRWNGQLKQLQIHLNICAFNVIPCPNRCSTKLIRRDLPEHMQHDCPKRKVRCEFCGSDFTGEAYEDHQGSCPQESVYCENKCGARMMRRVLSQHSLAECPKRTQPCPYCNKEFVFDTIQSHQYQCPRYPITCPNQCGMANIAREDLNGHLKDSCSSALVLCPFKDSGCKHRCPKISMSRHLEENMRSHLSMMSSLVSRQRQEIQDLKKQVEELSVSSEGVLIWKISDYSRKVQEAKVRGNFESFSPVFYTHRYGYKLQVSAFLNGNGSGEGSYLSVYIRVLPGEYDNLLEWPFSYRVTFSLLDQSDPSLSKPQNITETFNPDPNWKNFQKPSGSRNSLDESTLGFGYPKFISHEDIRKRNYVRDNSLFLKASVEIPQKIIA, encoded by the exons TGAGGGTGTATTTAAATGTCCAGAAGATCAACTTCCACTTGACTATGCCAAG ATTTATCCTGACCGAGACTTGGAGACTCAGGTGCTTGGTTTATCAATACGTTGTATACACAGCGAGGAAGGATGTCGCTGGAACGGACAACTAAAGCAACTTCAG atTCATCTCAATATTTGTGCCTTTAACGTAATCCCGTGTCCGAACCGCTGTAGCACCAAACTGATCCGTCGCGATTTGCCGGAGCACATGCAGCACGACTGTCCGAAGCGTAAAGTCCGCTGTGAATTCTGTGGCAGTGACTTCACCGGGGAGGCTTATGAG GATCACCAGGGCAGCTGTCCCCAGGAAAGCGTGTACTGTGAGAATAAGTGTGGAGCCAGAATGATGAGACGTGTGTTATCCCAGCATTCATTGGCAGAGTGTCCCAAACGTACGCAACCCTGTCCGTACTGCAATAAGGAGTTTGTCTTCGATACCATCCAG AGTCATCAATACCAGTGTCCACGATACCCAATCACATGCCCCAACCAGTGTGGCATGGCCAATATTGCCCGAGAAGACCTGAATGGACACCTGAAGGACAGCTGCAGCTCTGCTTTGGTGCTTTGTCCATTTAAGGACTCTGGCTGCAAGCATCGA TGCCCTAAGATCAGTATGAGCCGACATTTGGAGGAGAACATGAGGTCCCACCTCAGCATGATGTCCTCCTTAGTCAGCCGACAAAGACAGGAGATTCAAGATTTGAAGAAGCAAGTGGAAGAGCTTTCTGTGAGCAGTGAAGGAGTACTCATCTGGAAAATAAGTGACTATAGCCGCAAAGTGCAAGAGGCCAAAGTCCGGGGAAACTTTGAGTCCTTCAGTCCAGTTttttacacacacagatatggatATAAACTCCAAGTCTCAGCATTTCTAAATGGCAATGGCAGCGGTGAAGGAAGCTATCTTTCGGTGTATATTCGAGTGCTACCCGGAGAATATGATAACCTTCTGGAATGGCCCTTCTCATATCGAGTTACCTTTTCTTTACTTGACCAAAGTGACCCGTCGTTGTCTAAGCCCCAAAACATCACAGAAACTTTCAACCCTGACCCAAACTGGAAGAATTTCCAGAAGCCAAGCGGTTCCCGTAATTCACTGGATGAGAGCACTCTTGGGTTTGGATATCCCAAATTTATATCTCATGAGGACATTAGAAAGCGGAACTATGTACGTGATAATTCATTATTTCTCAAAGCATCTGTAGAGATCCCTCAGAAGATCATTGCTTAA
- the TRAF4 gene encoding TNF receptor-associated factor 4 isoform X1, with protein MPGYDYKFLEKLRRKFICPLCGKAMREPVQVSTCGHRFCDTCLQEFLSEGVFKCPEDQLPLDYAKIYPDRDLETQVLGLSIRCIHSEEGCRWNGQLKQLQIHLNICAFNVIPCPNRCSTKLIRRDLPEHMQHDCPKRKVRCEFCGSDFTGEAYEDHQGSCPQESVYCENKCGARMMRRVLSQHSLAECPKRTQPCPYCNKEFVFDTIQSHQYQCPRYPITCPNQCGMANIAREDLNGHLKDSCSSALVLCPFKDSGCKHRCPKISMSRHLEENMRSHLSMMSSLVSRQRQEIQDLKKQVEELSVSSEGVLIWKISDYSRKVQEAKVRGNFESFSPVFYTHRYGYKLQVSAFLNGNGSGEGSYLSVYIRVLPGEYDNLLEWPFSYRVTFSLLDQSDPSLSKPQNITETFNPDPNWKNFQKPSGSRNSLDESTLGFGYPKFISHEDIRKRNYVRDNSLFLKASVEIPQKIIA; from the exons TGAGGGTGTATTTAAATGTCCAGAAGATCAACTTCCACTTGACTATGCCAAG ATTTATCCTGACCGAGACTTGGAGACTCAGGTGCTTGGTTTATCAATACGTTGTATACACAGCGAGGAAGGATGTCGCTGGAACGGACAACTAAAGCAACTTCAG atTCATCTCAATATTTGTGCCTTTAACGTAATCCCGTGTCCGAACCGCTGTAGCACCAAACTGATCCGTCGCGATTTGCCGGAGCACATGCAGCACGACTGTCCGAAGCGTAAAGTCCGCTGTGAATTCTGTGGCAGTGACTTCACCGGGGAGGCTTATGAG GATCACCAGGGCAGCTGTCCCCAGGAAAGCGTGTACTGTGAGAATAAGTGTGGAGCCAGAATGATGAGACGTGTGTTATCCCAGCATTCATTGGCAGAGTGTCCCAAACGTACGCAACCCTGTCCGTACTGCAATAAGGAGTTTGTCTTCGATACCATCCAG AGTCATCAATACCAGTGTCCACGATACCCAATCACATGCCCCAACCAGTGTGGCATGGCCAATATTGCCCGAGAAGACCTGAATGGACACCTGAAGGACAGCTGCAGCTCTGCTTTGGTGCTTTGTCCATTTAAGGACTCTGGCTGCAAGCATCGA TGCCCTAAGATCAGTATGAGCCGACATTTGGAGGAGAACATGAGGTCCCACCTCAGCATGATGTCCTCCTTAGTCAGCCGACAAAGACAGGAGATTCAAGATTTGAAGAAGCAAGTGGAAGAGCTTTCTGTGAGCAGTGAAGGAGTACTCATCTGGAAAATAAGTGACTATAGCCGCAAAGTGCAAGAGGCCAAAGTCCGGGGAAACTTTGAGTCCTTCAGTCCAGTTttttacacacacagatatggatATAAACTCCAAGTCTCAGCATTTCTAAATGGCAATGGCAGCGGTGAAGGAAGCTATCTTTCGGTGTATATTCGAGTGCTACCCGGAGAATATGATAACCTTCTGGAATGGCCCTTCTCATATCGAGTTACCTTTTCTTTACTTGACCAAAGTGACCCGTCGTTGTCTAAGCCCCAAAACATCACAGAAACTTTCAACCCTGACCCAAACTGGAAGAATTTCCAGAAGCCAAGCGGTTCCCGTAATTCACTGGATGAGAGCACTCTTGGGTTTGGATATCCCAAATTTATATCTCATGAGGACATTAGAAAGCGGAACTATGTACGTGATAATTCATTATTTCTCAAAGCATCTGTAGAGATCCCTCAGAAGATCATTGCTTAA